In the genome of Acanthopagrus latus isolate v.2019 chromosome 4, fAcaLat1.1, whole genome shotgun sequence, the window TGTTAGGTATGAGACTGATGTCAttgaagtcagacagcaggttGAGACTCTTCAACACGAGCTTCAGAGGGAAGCCCAGCAAAGAAAACTccttcaacaacaacacaaggagCTGGAAATGGCACAAGCATCCAGCCAGGACAAGTTTACTGCTGAGCTCCagatggagcagcagaagaacaaCCTTCTCCAAGAGAAACTGGACAGAATCAGCCAAGAGTATGACTCTGAAGTCATCACTGTGAGACAGCAGGCTGAAAGTCTGCAACGGGAGCTTGAGAAAGCAGTCAAGGCTCATGCAGACACAGTGTTGAAAGACTTGCAGGTCATTACCAACTTGAAGGCTGAGAAGGACGACCTCCGTCACAGCATGACCAAGGAAATCAACAATCTCAAGCAAAAGACCCTGGAGAAGGAGGAACATTATGAGAGacaactggaggagctgaaaacTCAGCTTATTGTTCAGATCTCTCGCGGCCTTGTCCTCTCCACAGAGCTTAAGGCGTTGAAGGAAGCTGAAATCCCAGAGGAGAAGCCGTGCGAGCAGGAGTCCATCGCTACTACCTCAGCCCCCGAACTTCTGGAGGTGACCAAAATTCCCGAGGAGAAGGCGTGCGAGCAGGAGTCCATCGATAATGTTTCGGCCCCTGAACTTCTGGAGGTGACCAAAATCCCTGAAGAAAAGGCGTGTGAGCAGGAATCCATTGCTACTGCCCCGGTCCTTGAACTTCTAGACGCGACTCAAGTCTCCAAGGAGACTCACCCAGCACCAAAAAAGTCTTCCTGGAAAAGAGTCCGTCACTTTCTGGGATTGAGGAAACCACAGAAGTGGAAGAAGTGAGATGGCTTCAACAACTCAAGCTGTCACAGTCGCcatcaaacatcaacatcaagaACATCTTTACTGTAGACAGCCAGTAGATACCACACGTCATCTGTGGTCAGGCATGGGTTGGCACTACATCAGTGTTACctccaaacagcagcacactcTTGCAGACATAGTACGAGGAGCTAATCAGAAATGCTTCCCATACTGTGTGCTACatgtgtgctgtctgtgtggagttaaagggatattctggtgtaagtttaatccatggtctaacacatcgtgacacagagtaagaccccccctcgagagatcaagttagcagaccgctagtttacgtagttttagcaacctcagaaatgaccgcacgataacacattgcagtatacgcctccaacaagaaatTGCCAGCAGAAAGCCacaaatgatgctcagaacagcaccaaacttcagcaacagtacaaaaagggtctcagcacatagtttgaggaATCAAACCTCCGCTGGTTTAGCCAAATTGCTACTGTAAAGTCAACACAACTCACAACTCTcctcctgttgtggggaagtctTGACGAGTCGATTATCAAGTGCAGCAGAGTTCCTGCACTTGGTAATTGACACGGAGGGCTTCACCACAACaggtggctgcagcaggagagtggtgagttgtgttaACTCTACAATagcaatccggctaagctagtGGAGGTTGGATGCCTTGAGCTATGTACTGAgtccctgtttgtactgttgctgaagtttggtgctgttctgagcgtTATTTGTGGCCTTCTGATGGCAGCTTCTCGTTGGAGGCGTACACTGTAGTGTACTGTCATCgtgtggtcatttctgaggttgctgaAACTACGTAAACTAGCGGTCcgctaacttgatctctcgaggggggcTCTTACTCGGTGTCagggtgtgttagaccatggattaaacttataCCGGAAAATCCCTTTAACACACCTTCCCTATGCCTGTGTGGGTTttccccgggtgctccggttcccacacaatttctttttttttttttttttaataaaaaaacttGGAAAGAAAAATTCAATTACTTGTTCA includes:
- the LOC119018631 gene encoding cingulin-like protein 1 codes for the protein MENSSERPTDMSRERLIQELEDTREQLKKQKTLKEMYINRGKETTRELERLRKYSDDATLSSAKIATQVRDNTRQKKKKDLHKDYEELKVAHLINEEKYQADLQAEKDKNSLLQKELDQISVSYNELRLRYETDVIEVRQQVETLQHELQREAQQRKLLQQQHKELEMAQASSQDKFTAELQMEQQKNNLLQEKLDRISQEYDSEVITVRQQAESLQRELEKAVKAHADTVLKDLQVITNLKAEKDDLRHSMTKEINNLKQKTLEKEEHYERQLEELKTQLIVQISRGLVLSTELKALKEAEIPEEKPCEQESIATTSAPELLEVTKIPEEKACEQESIDNVSAPELLEVTKIPEEKACEQESIATAPVLELLDATQVSKETHPAPKKSSWKRVRHFLGLRKPQKWKK